The following are from one region of the Ruficoccus sp. ZRK36 genome:
- a CDS encoding DUF4838 domain-containing protein, with protein MSATEAAQASPSLVIVEASAPEEWESDAAALMADTLEKIYPGKIERVSRDEAPDGGLKIYLGQPPEGIETCGLEGVDPDGFALIGPRIWQPRVGPRRTPFRVARRPRMHEPEWIAVVGASPLGTYYGSAWLLREHYGVQWLFPGEDGLDLPTVEPPLLPRDRGVIEPSFIHRRLGHDHGEPYKSWRLLNGLNNRFQINHNLHKLTEPEVFAAHPEWQSYARGKKQTRVTSTGVQPNLVSTGYREYIADRVRAHWEGHPDDPGVSLGITDSVSFDETEQTRVVVEPFTYFRNRPNYSDLVFGFTNAVAVRLFEDEEFGDRFADKSLSQLAYYYAEEVPDIELHPQIIPWLTSDRAQWFDPNYRSEDEALIRRWSRMGLNMIGTWDYYEGIPFFIPRYYPTLIAESIKYLHAHDGRGFFAEGIANPGIDDPKYWLAAQLLWDVDQDPERLQEEFFQRCYKASAVPMRRFFDLCEQAWMDQPPPGSWIKYFTSPSQAELFPPELCKRMRACLDEAMSMAESDLVRRRIERVSASFRVAEVASERYEQWKTLAAQAHVSPGEKAAFEKGFEPLNAVIKDKWKRSMGLYFLLYSDPTDRGAAPPEGATKILDEDFESLMVPDGRIVASTYPGYTLENQGERKWMLNMRHTQDLRIEQASGSAYATGEGLRIEGGSYYRMLTELEVTPGTDLYLRAWVRGRVSGETQVFLQLALLDADGKMYNAWNIDALSLGEHDWLPLTVKAHAGQNIPRVQVGFIIMNQAPGDWIDVDDIVLYQGLPEPN; from the coding sequence TTGTCCGCTACTGAAGCAGCGCAGGCATCACCGTCGCTGGTTATTGTTGAGGCTTCAGCGCCCGAGGAGTGGGAGAGTGATGCGGCAGCATTGATGGCCGATACGCTGGAAAAAATCTATCCAGGCAAGATCGAGCGTGTGTCTCGTGATGAGGCACCAGATGGCGGCCTGAAAATTTACCTGGGGCAGCCTCCGGAGGGGATTGAGACATGCGGCCTGGAGGGTGTGGACCCGGATGGTTTTGCCCTGATCGGTCCGCGTATCTGGCAGCCGCGAGTAGGACCGCGGCGGACGCCTTTTCGCGTAGCGCGCCGACCTCGTATGCATGAGCCGGAGTGGATTGCCGTTGTGGGTGCGAGTCCTTTGGGGACCTATTATGGCTCCGCCTGGCTGCTGAGGGAGCACTATGGTGTTCAGTGGCTTTTCCCGGGTGAGGATGGTCTCGATCTGCCCACGGTCGAGCCCCCCCTGCTGCCCCGCGATCGGGGCGTGATCGAGCCTTCGTTTATTCATCGGAGGTTGGGGCACGATCATGGGGAGCCATACAAGAGCTGGCGGTTGCTGAACGGTCTGAACAATCGTTTCCAGATCAACCACAACCTCCACAAATTGACCGAGCCGGAGGTTTTCGCCGCGCATCCTGAATGGCAATCCTATGCACGGGGTAAAAAACAAACGCGGGTGACGAGTACGGGCGTTCAGCCCAATCTCGTCTCGACTGGTTACAGGGAGTACATCGCGGATCGGGTGCGGGCGCACTGGGAAGGGCACCCCGATGACCCGGGCGTATCGCTCGGGATCACCGATAGCGTCAGCTTTGACGAGACGGAGCAGACGCGCGTTGTGGTCGAGCCCTTCACCTACTTTCGTAATCGCCCCAACTACAGTGATCTGGTTTTCGGGTTCACGAACGCTGTCGCCGTGCGGCTTTTTGAGGATGAAGAGTTTGGCGACCGTTTTGCGGATAAGTCTCTGAGCCAGTTGGCCTACTATTACGCCGAGGAGGTGCCGGATATCGAGCTCCACCCACAGATCATTCCCTGGCTGACCTCGGACCGGGCCCAATGGTTTGACCCGAATTACCGCAGCGAGGATGAGGCGTTGATCCGGCGCTGGAGCCGTATGGGGCTCAACATGATTGGCACCTGGGACTACTACGAGGGCATCCCCTTCTTTATCCCGCGATACTATCCGACGTTGATTGCCGAATCGATTAAGTATCTGCATGCGCATGACGGGCGGGGCTTTTTCGCCGAGGGCATCGCCAATCCGGGGATCGATGACCCCAAGTACTGGCTCGCGGCGCAGCTGCTTTGGGATGTCGATCAGGACCCCGAGCGGCTTCAGGAGGAGTTTTTCCAGCGCTGCTACAAGGCCTCTGCCGTACCGATGCGACGTTTTTTCGATCTGTGCGAGCAGGCCTGGATGGACCAGCCGCCGCCGGGCAGCTGGATCAAGTACTTCACCTCGCCTTCGCAGGCGGAGCTGTTCCCGCCTGAGTTGTGCAAGCGGATGCGGGCTTGCCTGGACGAGGCCATGAGCATGGCCGAAAGCGATTTAGTGCGCCGCAGGATCGAGCGGGTCTCCGCGAGCTTCAGGGTGGCAGAGGTTGCCTCTGAGCGCTATGAACAGTGGAAAACGCTGGCCGCTCAGGCCCATGTGTCCCCGGGCGAAAAGGCTGCGTTTGAGAAGGGCTTTGAGCCCCTTAATGCCGTGATCAAAGACAAATGGAAGCGCAGCATGGGCCTGTATTTTCTGCTCTACAGCGATCCCACCGACCGGGGAGCAGCGCCCCCGGAGGGGGCCACTAAAATCCTTGATGAAGATTTCGAGAGTTTGATGGTCCCGGATGGGCGGATTGTTGCATCTACTTATCCTGGCTATACCCTGGAAAATCAGGGGGAGCGTAAGTGGATGCTGAACATGCGCCATACGCAGGATTTACGGATCGAGCAGGCTTCGGGCTCCGCCTATGCGACGGGTGAGGGGCTGCGGATCGAGGGCGGCTCTTACTATCGCATGCTCACTGAGCTGGAGGTGACGCCGGGCACAGATCTGTATCTGCGTGCCTGGGTGCGCGGACGGGTAAGTGGGGAGACTCAGGTTTTCCTGCAGCTGGCGCTGCTGGATGCAGACGGTAAGATGTACAACGCGTGGAATATCGATGCCTTGTCACTGGGAGAGCACGATTGGCTGCCGCTTACGGTAAAGGCGCATGCCGGGCAGAACATCCCACGTGTGCAGGTCGGATTTATTATTATGAACCAGGCGCCGGGAGACTGGATTGACGTGGATGATATCGTGCTCTACCAAGGTCTACCTGAACCGAACTGA
- a CDS encoding KpsF/GutQ family sugar-phosphate isomerase, with protein MPDHFSSARDVFERDQLALSETLERIRPDFDRFVEELLSLQGKVVMTGIGKSGIVAHKIAATFASTGTPAVYINAGEALHGDLGVVSPGDIVLMISNSAETVEMVKMLPSIKRIGAKVLGIFGKTNTRLAERCDVVLDASIEREACPLNLAPMTSAMVALVIGDALAVAMMNARHFQPEQFALFHPGGTLGRRLLLTAADVMLTGDSVPVVGPDVDFEGLIAEMNRPNLGAVFVADAEGHLLGIITDGDIRRAMLPGGVGPARADRLMTAGPKTVLPQTAVGEIMDLMERHKIYVVPVVDEAGLVSGILRMHDLLS; from the coding sequence ATGCCTGACCATTTCTCTTCAGCCCGTGATGTTTTCGAGCGCGACCAGCTTGCCTTGAGTGAGACGCTGGAGCGTATCCGCCCCGATTTTGACCGTTTCGTGGAGGAGTTGCTCAGCCTTCAAGGTAAGGTCGTCATGACGGGTATCGGCAAGTCCGGGATCGTGGCCCACAAGATAGCCGCGACCTTTGCCAGTACGGGCACCCCTGCTGTCTATATCAATGCAGGCGAGGCTCTCCATGGGGACTTGGGAGTGGTTTCTCCGGGCGATATCGTATTGATGATCTCCAACAGCGCCGAGACGGTCGAGATGGTCAAGATGCTGCCCTCGATCAAGCGTATCGGAGCGAAGGTGCTGGGGATTTTCGGCAAGACGAATACGCGCTTGGCCGAGCGTTGCGATGTGGTGCTGGATGCGTCCATCGAGCGTGAGGCCTGCCCGCTGAATCTGGCTCCGATGACCAGCGCGATGGTCGCTCTGGTGATCGGGGATGCGCTGGCGGTCGCGATGATGAATGCCCGTCATTTTCAGCCTGAGCAGTTCGCACTCTTTCACCCCGGCGGTACGCTGGGGCGCCGGCTTCTACTCACTGCAGCCGATGTCATGTTGACGGGCGATTCCGTGCCTGTGGTCGGACCAGACGTCGACTTTGAGGGACTGATTGCCGAGATGAACCGCCCAAATCTGGGAGCCGTCTTTGTCGCGGATGCGGAAGGGCACCTGCTGGGGATTATCACGGACGGAGACATCCGGCGCGCCATGCTGCCGGGAGGAGTCGGCCCTGCCCGGGCAGATCGCCTGATGACGGCCGGCCCCAAGACCGTGCTGCCCCAGACGGCAGTGGGGGAAATCATGGACCTGATGGAACGTCACAAGATATACGTGGTCCCTGTGGTAGACGAGGCGGGGCTGGTCAGTGGCATTCTGCGTATGCATGACTTGCTGAGTTGA
- the kdsA gene encoding 3-deoxy-8-phosphooctulonate synthase, protein MLYDPQRLLLIAGPCSLETEAVTFGVAECLSALAARHPELNIIFKGSFDKANRTSLGSDRGPGIEEGLARLQKVKNETGLPVTTDFHLPEQAAPVGEVCDVLQVPAFLCRQTDLLVAAAKTGRVVNVKKGQFLSPTEMRYVVDKLEGAEAAELWQTERGSTFGYQNLVVDMRSFSIMKGYGHPTVFDATHSVQLPGAGGGKTTGQREFVPALARAALGAGADGLFFETHPDPDRAISDGPNQIPLEQFPALVEDCLRVWSAVHRCS, encoded by the coding sequence ATGCTTTACGATCCCCAACGCCTGCTTTTGATTGCCGGACCCTGCTCGCTGGAGACAGAGGCCGTCACCTTCGGGGTGGCCGAGTGCTTGTCTGCTTTGGCTGCGCGGCACCCGGAGCTGAACATCATCTTCAAGGGCTCCTTTGATAAGGCCAACCGTACTTCTCTGGGCAGCGATCGTGGCCCCGGTATCGAGGAGGGGCTGGCTCGCCTGCAGAAGGTTAAAAACGAGACCGGCCTGCCGGTGACGACAGACTTTCATCTCCCGGAGCAGGCCGCTCCTGTGGGTGAGGTCTGCGATGTGCTCCAGGTCCCTGCCTTTCTCTGCCGCCAGACAGATCTGCTCGTGGCCGCTGCCAAGACCGGCCGCGTGGTCAATGTCAAGAAGGGGCAGTTCCTCTCTCCGACGGAGATGCGCTACGTGGTGGACAAGCTGGAAGGTGCCGAGGCTGCCGAGCTCTGGCAGACCGAGCGTGGCTCGACCTTTGGCTATCAGAATCTCGTGGTGGATATGCGGTCCTTTTCGATCATGAAGGGCTATGGGCATCCGACGGTCTTCGATGCGACGCACAGTGTGCAGCTCCCTGGAGCGGGTGGGGGTAAGACGACCGGGCAACGGGAGTTCGTACCGGCCTTGGCCCGCGCAGCCCTGGGGGCTGGCGCGGATGGCCTGTTTTTCGAGACCCACCCCGACCCCGACAGGGCTATTTCCGATGGCCCCAACCAGATACCTCTGGAGCAGTTTCCGGCCCTGGTTGAGGATTGCCTGCGGGTCTGGAGTGCTGTTCATCGTTGCTCATAA
- a CDS encoding O-antigen ligase family protein, producing the protein MQKAEYGAVEAFRRHSSRTGGSARVRWSRHEWCTVIGLSLLVGLGPWMLGSMRLLPQLILFGISLLTFIQLFIPSNPRDEAPRMHMRSLLRFPLFWVGGLLLVYIIIQGLNPAYRVEYKDVDQWQLTSWAWSMVPVNHIDWLPSGVSAPYEHGSAWRALVNWAAVIMGIWSAWVGLKRRSCVEALFWVICINGSVIALVGVLQQMTGSDTLLWTFASSNKNFFGPFHYRNHAGAYLYPILTLCLGMFFYYSRRARRRMQRSHPGIVFLLLGLLIVVAQTMNGSRGAFLMSVGALLVFILLFFVRILSSGSFRSMIAGIVVLLLVLATGGFAVVRFGDLPAIEKRFESLRLSDRSGLTKDASANMRVLMSQATAEMYLDRPVWGWGAGSYRWAIRHYQLMDKYRLLWVSHNLDPENGLPYARIIIHGHNDILEFAAELGAVGGGLLVLIILFWGGAVLYYWRALECEHLMILSGAGLALIHATFEFNLSNPSILLLVSTVTAATVTWMRLHPRFQPKEDAA; encoded by the coding sequence ATGCAGAAAGCTGAATACGGTGCGGTAGAAGCTTTTCGACGTCACTCGTCACGTACGGGGGGGAGTGCCCGCGTACGCTGGAGTCGTCATGAGTGGTGCACGGTTATCGGCTTATCTCTGCTGGTGGGCTTGGGGCCATGGATGCTCGGCAGTATGCGGCTCCTGCCGCAGTTGATTCTCTTCGGGATTAGCCTGCTTACCTTTATTCAATTATTTATTCCGTCGAACCCGCGTGACGAAGCTCCTCGCATGCATATGCGCTCTTTGCTGCGCTTTCCGCTTTTCTGGGTGGGGGGGCTATTGCTGGTATATATCATCATCCAGGGGCTGAACCCGGCGTACCGGGTGGAGTACAAGGATGTGGACCAATGGCAGCTTACGTCGTGGGCGTGGTCGATGGTGCCGGTTAACCATATCGACTGGCTACCCTCGGGGGTGAGTGCACCCTATGAACATGGCTCTGCCTGGCGCGCACTGGTAAACTGGGCGGCCGTCATCATGGGCATCTGGTCGGCCTGGGTCGGCCTGAAGCGCCGCTCCTGTGTGGAAGCGCTTTTCTGGGTCATTTGTATCAATGGGTCAGTGATAGCGCTGGTAGGGGTATTGCAGCAGATGACGGGGAGCGATACGCTGCTGTGGACGTTTGCTTCCAGTAACAAAAACTTTTTCGGCCCGTTCCACTACCGCAATCATGCCGGTGCGTACCTTTACCCGATTCTGACACTTTGTCTGGGGATGTTTTTCTATTACTCGAGGCGCGCCCGGAGGCGTATGCAGCGTTCCCATCCGGGGATCGTCTTTTTACTGCTCGGTTTGCTGATTGTTGTGGCTCAGACCATGAATGGCTCCCGGGGCGCGTTTTTGATGAGCGTCGGGGCGTTGTTGGTGTTCATTTTACTTTTTTTTGTGCGTATCCTGAGCTCCGGCAGCTTCCGTTCGATGATTGCTGGTATCGTGGTTCTTCTCTTGGTTTTGGCTACCGGAGGCTTTGCTGTCGTACGCTTTGGTGATCTTCCTGCGATTGAAAAACGTTTTGAATCCCTTCGGCTGAGCGATCGCTCCGGGCTGACGAAAGACGCCTCGGCCAATATGCGGGTGTTGATGAGTCAAGCGACCGCTGAAATGTATCTGGATCGGCCGGTCTGGGGTTGGGGGGCCGGGTCCTATCGTTGGGCGATTCGTCACTACCAGCTCATGGATAAGTACAGGCTGTTATGGGTTTCGCATAATCTCGACCCTGAGAATGGACTCCCCTATGCCAGAATCATCATCCATGGCCACAATGATATCCTTGAATTTGCCGCTGAGCTGGGCGCGGTCGGGGGCGGGCTGCTCGTGCTGATCATTCTGTTCTGGGGTGGGGCTGTACTGTATTATTGGCGTGCGCTGGAGTGTGAGCACCTGATGATCCTTTCTGGCGCAGGCCTGGCCTTGATCCATGCGACTTTTGAGTTTAACCTGAGTAATCCTTCGATATTACTGCTGGTCAGTACGGTGACGGCTGCCACGGTGACCTGGATGCGCCTGCACCCGCGTTTTCAGCCCAAAGAGGATGCTGCCTGA
- a CDS encoding SIS domain-containing protein, translated as MKDKIAQGHAELAEVLAAFAKELSVVEATGRVIIDCLRKGGKILSAGNGGSAADALHLAEEFSGRYKGDRPSLPGLCLSVDATVLTCIANDYGFDAVFSRQIEGLGRAGDVFVGFTTSGNSANLLTAFEACRVRGVTSILVTGGDGGKARELVDHAVIVPSRTTARIQEVHTFILHQWLEMVEAEDWT; from the coding sequence ATGAAGGATAAGATCGCTCAAGGTCATGCTGAACTGGCCGAGGTCCTGGCCGCTTTCGCCAAGGAGCTGTCCGTGGTGGAGGCCACAGGCCGTGTCATCATTGATTGCCTGCGCAAGGGAGGAAAAATCCTCTCGGCCGGTAACGGTGGGAGTGCGGCAGACGCGCTGCACCTGGCCGAAGAGTTCTCGGGGCGCTACAAGGGGGATCGCCCCTCACTGCCGGGTCTGTGCCTGAGTGTGGACGCTACGGTCCTGACCTGTATCGCCAACGACTATGGCTTCGACGCAGTTTTCTCGCGTCAGATCGAGGGCTTAGGCCGTGCGGGTGATGTTTTTGTCGGCTTCACGACGAGTGGAAATTCCGCCAACCTGCTGACGGCGTTTGAGGCCTGCCGGGTACGCGGTGTGACGAGTATCCTCGTCACCGGTGGTGACGGGGGGAAGGCCCGGGAGCTTGTTGACCATGCGGTTATCGTACCCTCGCGCACCACAGCGCGTATTCAGGAGGTACATACCTTTATCCTCCACCAGTGGCTGGAGATGGTCGAGGCAGAGGACTGGACCTAG